Proteins from a genomic interval of Zonotrichia leucophrys gambelii isolate GWCS_2022_RI chromosome 5, RI_Zleu_2.0, whole genome shotgun sequence:
- the SLC35F4 gene encoding solute carrier family 35 member F4 isoform X4, protein MGARIVAAIMAITGIVMMAYADGFQGDSIIGVAYAVGSASTSALYKVLFKMFLGSANFGEAAHFVSTLGFFNFIFISITPIILYFTKVEYWYPFSAVPWGYLCGVAGLWLAFNILVNVGVVLTYPILISIGTVLSVPGNAAVDLLKHKMIFSVVRLGATIIICMGFLLMLLPEEWDEITLRFINSLKEKKSEDHSEDITESSVHTRSRSRANGTVSIPLA, encoded by the exons ATAGTGGCAGCAATAATGGCAATCACAGGAATTGTGATGATGGCATATGCAGATGGTTTCCAGGGTGATTCAATTATTGGGGTGGCCTACGCCGTGGGATCAGCCTCCACATCTGCACTGTATAAG gTTTTGTTCAAAATGTTTCTTGGGAGTGCAAACTTTGGGGAGGCAGCTCACTTCGTGTCCACCCTGGGCTTCTTCAACTTCATCTTCATCTCCATCACCCCCATCATCCTCTACTTCACAAAAGTGGAGTACTGGTACCCCTTctctgctgtgccatggggTTACCTGTGTGGAGTGGCTGGCCTCTGGTTAG CTTTCAACATCCTGGTTAACGTTGGGGTGGTGCTGACCTACCCCATCCTGATCTCCATCGGCACCGTGCTCAGTGTCCCTGGAAATGCAG CCGTGGACCTGTTGAAGCACAAAATGATCTTCAGCGTGGTGCGGCTGGGGGCCACCATCATCATCTGCATGGGCTTCCTGCTCATGCTGCTGCCCGAGGAGTGGGACGAGATCACCCTGAGGTTCATCAACAGCCTGAAGGAGAAGAAGAGCGAGGATCACTCCGAGGACATCACGGAATCCAGCGTGCACacgaggagcaggagcagagccaacGGGACAGTGTCCATCCCGCTGGCGTAG
- the SLC35F4 gene encoding solute carrier family 35 member F4 isoform X5 — protein sequence MAITGIVMMAYADGFQGDSIIGVAYAVGSASTSALYKVLFKMFLGSANFGEAAHFVSTLGFFNFIFISITPIILYFTKVEYWYPFSAVPWGYLCGVAGLWLAFNILVNVGVVLTYPILISIGTVLSVPGNAAVDLLKHKMIFSVVRLGATIIICMGFLLMLLPEEWDEITLRFINSLKEKKSEDHSEDITESSVHTRSRSRANGTVSIPLA from the exons ATGGCAATCACAGGAATTGTGATGATGGCATATGCAGATGGTTTCCAGGGTGATTCAATTATTGGGGTGGCCTACGCCGTGGGATCAGCCTCCACATCTGCACTGTATAAG gTTTTGTTCAAAATGTTTCTTGGGAGTGCAAACTTTGGGGAGGCAGCTCACTTCGTGTCCACCCTGGGCTTCTTCAACTTCATCTTCATCTCCATCACCCCCATCATCCTCTACTTCACAAAAGTGGAGTACTGGTACCCCTTctctgctgtgccatggggTTACCTGTGTGGAGTGGCTGGCCTCTGGTTAG CTTTCAACATCCTGGTTAACGTTGGGGTGGTGCTGACCTACCCCATCCTGATCTCCATCGGCACCGTGCTCAGTGTCCCTGGAAATGCAG CCGTGGACCTGTTGAAGCACAAAATGATCTTCAGCGTGGTGCGGCTGGGGGCCACCATCATCATCTGCATGGGCTTCCTGCTCATGCTGCTGCCCGAGGAGTGGGACGAGATCACCCTGAGGTTCATCAACAGCCTGAAGGAGAAGAAGAGCGAGGATCACTCCGAGGACATCACGGAATCCAGCGTGCACacgaggagcaggagcagagccaacGGGACAGTGTCCATCCCGCTGGCGTAG